From the genome of Sphingobacterium sp. UGAL515B_05:
GCAAGTGAATCGCAATCAGCGTACAGCGCCGACAGCACCAAATACGCTCCGGTTCTACAGCCAAAAGAATAAGGTAAACTCAAAAGCTTATCGAATCAGTCAAATTATAGTGTAAATAAAAATCTGCTGCTTGATTTTCTTGCATTTACCAGCTAAATTGTAGATATTGGTTCGGAAAACAAACATATCTACCCTAATGAAAACTTCATGGTCCCAAATTTGTTCATTAACTGACGAATATAAGGTACCTAAGAACGCTTCGTCGTTAAAATGATTTTATTCGCATGAAAAAGAAAGTTATTGAGGATAATCCTAAAAAAGAAAGAAAGGTAACTTCCGGTCCTATTCGCGACAAGGAACGCACCAAGGCGCGAATGATCGCTGCTGTCGGAAAGGTAATTCAGAAAAAAGGATACCATGCATTGAATGGGCCTAATATTGCTTTGGAATGTGGACTGAACAAAGCATTAATATGGAATTATTTTGGCGGTCTCGATCAACTGGTAGAAGCTTACCTGACACAAAAAGATTTTTGGCAAATCGGAGACAAAGGTGTATTGGAGCAAATGATCACAAATCCGGGTTCCATCAGTATCTCCTTGATAGAAGAATTGCTTAAATCTCAATTTAATACCTTTTTGAAGGATAAAACGAAGCAAAAAGTCATTCATTGGGGCCTAGGCGAAAAGACGAAAGCGCTTAAAAATATAGCCGACAGAAGAGAATTGCTCGGCGAAGAACTATTTAAACATGTCGATTCAAAATTCGAAAACTCCGAAAACGACCTTAGAGCGACGTTGGCGATCTTAGTCAGTTCAATTTATTATTTGAGCCTTCAGGCAAAGTCCACGGGCAGTACCTTTTGCGGTATTGATGTAAACACCGAAGCGGGAAAAGAACGGATTCAGAAAACGATGCGTAAAATATTAGAACAGACATTTTCTGATGTTGAGCTGTAGTCTACTCAGATACAACTAGAGAAAACGTCCAAAAAGAAACAATTTCTTCTTGGACGTTTTTCATTACAGCCTTTATTCGCCATTATTACGGCCTATATGGGCCGTTAAAAATTTCCAATAAATTATCATCTTAGGTCTTCATTTATAATTTATTTTTACTATGTTAGCATAACAAAATAATATAGTATATTTGTTTATAACCAAGATCCAAGCATATGATAGGTCAACTAATATTTGCGGTTTGTTTCGCTGTAGCATTGTTTCTTTTCAGCAAAAATGCACAACAGATATATCGGAATATCAAGCTGGGCAGGCCGGCAGATCGTTCAGACAAACCTGCGGAGCGTTGGAAAATGATGCTCCTTGTCGCCTTTGGACAAAAGAAAATGTTCAAGCGAATTTTCCCCGCAGTCCTACATTTATTTGTATACCTCGGATTTGTCATCATCAACATTGAAATGTTGGAAATTGTCATAGACGGGCTTTTTGGCACACATCGCATCTTTTCATTTCTAGGAAGTTTTTATAATTTTTTGATTGGTGCATTTGAATGGCTTGCTCTTGGTGTACTGGTATCCTGTGTTATCTTTTTAATTCGAAGAAATATTGCTAAAGTAGCTCGATTAAATAGTGTAGAATTGAA
Proteins encoded in this window:
- a CDS encoding TetR/AcrR family transcriptional regulator, translated to MKKKVIEDNPKKERKVTSGPIRDKERTKARMIAAVGKVIQKKGYHALNGPNIALECGLNKALIWNYFGGLDQLVEAYLTQKDFWQIGDKGVLEQMITNPGSISISLIEELLKSQFNTFLKDKTKQKVIHWGLGEKTKALKNIADRRELLGEELFKHVDSKFENSENDLRATLAILVSSIYYLSLQAKSTGSTFCGIDVNTEAGKERIQKTMRKILEQTFSDVEL